One segment of Hippopotamus amphibius kiboko isolate mHipAmp2 chromosome 2, mHipAmp2.hap2, whole genome shotgun sequence DNA contains the following:
- the PSIP1 gene encoding PC4 and SFRS1-interacting protein isoform X3 yields the protein MTRDFKPGDLIFAKMKGYPHWPARVDEVPDGAVKPPTNKLPIFFFGTHETAFLGPKDIFPYSENKEKYGKPNKRKGFNEGLWEIDNNPKVKFSSQQASTKQSNTSSDVEVEEKETSVSKEDTDHEEKASNEDMTKAIDISTPKAARRGRKRKAEKQVETEEAGVVTSATASVNLKVSPKRGRPAATEVKIPKPRGRPKMVKQPCPSESDMVTEEEKSKKKGQEEKPKKQLKKDEEGQKEEDKPRKEPDKKEGKKEVESKRKNLAKTGVTSTSDSEEEGDDQEGEKKRKGGRNFQTAHRRNLLKGQHDKEAADRKRKQEEQMETEHINPVTEKRIQVEQTRDEDLETDSLD from the exons ATGACTCGCGATTTCAAACCTGGCGACCTCATCTTCGCCAAGATGAAAGGTTATCCTCATTGGCCAGCTCGA gtaGATGAAGTTCCTGATGGAGCTGTAAAACCACCCACCAACAAACtacccattttcttttttggaactcATGAGAC TGCTTTTTTAGGCCCAAAGGACATATTTCCTTactcagaaaataaggaaaagtacGGCAAACCAAATAAACGAAAAGGCTTTAATGAAGGTTTATGGGAGATAGATAACAATCCGAAAGTGAAATTTTCAAGTCAACAG GCATCAACTAAACAATCAAACACATCATCTGATGTTGaagttgaagaaaaagaaactagtgTTTCAAAGGAAGATACTGACCATGAAGAAAAAGCCAGCAATGAG gaTATGACTAAAGCAATTGACATAAGCACTCCAAAAGCTgccagaagagggagaaagagaaag GCAGAAAAACAAGTAGAAACCGAGGAGGCAGGAGTAGTGACTTCAGCAACAGCATCTGTTAATCTAAAAGTGAGTCCTAAAAGAGGACGACCTGCAG CTACAGAAGTCAAGATTCCAAAACCAAGAGGCAGACCCAAAATGGTAAAACAGCCCTGTCCTTCAGAGAGTGACAT GGTAACTGAAgaagagaaaagtaagaaaaagggGCAAGAGGAAAAACCTAAAAAGCAGCTTAAAAAGGATGAAGAGGGCCAGAAGGAAGAAGATAAGCCAAGAAAAGAGCCAgataaaaaagaggggaaaaaagaagttgaatcaaaaagaaaaaatttagctAAAACAGGGGTTACATCAACCTCTGATTCTGAAGAGGAAGGAGATGATCAAGAAGGTGAAAAG aagagaaaaggtgGAAGAAACTTTCAGACTGCTCATAGAAGGAATCTGCTGAAAGGCCAACATGACAAAGAAGCAGCAGATAGAAAACGCAAGCAAGAGGAACAAATGGAAACTGAGCa CATTAATCCAGTTACTGAAAAGAGAATACAAGTGGAGCAAACAAGAGATGAAGATCTTGAGACAGACTCATTGGACtga
- the PSIP1 gene encoding PC4 and SFRS1-interacting protein isoform X5, which yields MTRDFKPGDLIFAKMKGYPHWPARVDEVPDGAVKPPTNKLPIFFFGTHETAFLGPKDIFPYSENKEKYGKPNKRKGFNEGLWEIDNNPKVKFSSQQASTKQSNTSSDVEVEEKETSVSKEDTDHEEKASNEDMTKAIDISTPKAARRGRKRKAEKQVETEEAGVVTSATASVNLKVSPKRGRPAATEVKIPKPRGRPKMVKQPCPSESDMVTEEEKSKKKGQEEKPKKQLKKDEEGQKEEDKPRKEPDKKEGKKEVESKRKNLAKTGVTSTSDSEEEGDDQEGEKKRKGGRNFQTAHRRNLLKGQHDKEAADRKRKQEEQMETEHQTTCNLQ from the exons ATGACTCGCGATTTCAAACCTGGCGACCTCATCTTCGCCAAGATGAAAGGTTATCCTCATTGGCCAGCTCGA gtaGATGAAGTTCCTGATGGAGCTGTAAAACCACCCACCAACAAACtacccattttcttttttggaactcATGAGAC TGCTTTTTTAGGCCCAAAGGACATATTTCCTTactcagaaaataaggaaaagtacGGCAAACCAAATAAACGAAAAGGCTTTAATGAAGGTTTATGGGAGATAGATAACAATCCGAAAGTGAAATTTTCAAGTCAACAG GCATCAACTAAACAATCAAACACATCATCTGATGTTGaagttgaagaaaaagaaactagtgTTTCAAAGGAAGATACTGACCATGAAGAAAAAGCCAGCAATGAG gaTATGACTAAAGCAATTGACATAAGCACTCCAAAAGCTgccagaagagggagaaagagaaag GCAGAAAAACAAGTAGAAACCGAGGAGGCAGGAGTAGTGACTTCAGCAACAGCATCTGTTAATCTAAAAGTGAGTCCTAAAAGAGGACGACCTGCAG CTACAGAAGTCAAGATTCCAAAACCAAGAGGCAGACCCAAAATGGTAAAACAGCCCTGTCCTTCAGAGAGTGACAT GGTAACTGAAgaagagaaaagtaagaaaaagggGCAAGAGGAAAAACCTAAAAAGCAGCTTAAAAAGGATGAAGAGGGCCAGAAGGAAGAAGATAAGCCAAGAAAAGAGCCAgataaaaaagaggggaaaaaagaagttgaatcaaaaagaaaaaatttagctAAAACAGGGGTTACATCAACCTCTGATTCTGAAGAGGAAGGAGATGATCAAGAAGGTGAAAAG aagagaaaaggtgGAAGAAACTTTCAGACTGCTCATAGAAGGAATCTGCTGAAAGGCCAACATGACAAAGAAGCAGCAGATAGAAAACGCAAGCAAGAGGAACAAATGGAAACTGAGCa CCAAACAACATGTAATctacagtaa
- the PSIP1 gene encoding PC4 and SFRS1-interacting protein isoform X6 yields MTRDFKPGDLIFAKMKGYPHWPARVDEVPDGAVKPPTNKLPIFFFGTHETAFLGPKDIFPYSENKEKYGKPNKRKGFNEGLWEIDNNPKVKFSSQQASTKQSNTSSDVEVEEKETSVSKEDTDHEEKASNEDMTKAIDISTPKAARRGRKRKAEKQVETEEAGVVTSATASVNLKVSPKRGRPAATEVKIPKPRGRPKMVKQPCPSESDMVTEEEKSKKKGQEEKPKKQLKKDEEGQKEEDKPRKEPDKKEGKKEVESKRKNLAKTGVTSTSDSEEEGDDQEGEKKRKGGRNFQTAHRRNLLKGQHDKEAADRKRKQEEQMETEHFAL; encoded by the exons ATGACTCGCGATTTCAAACCTGGCGACCTCATCTTCGCCAAGATGAAAGGTTATCCTCATTGGCCAGCTCGA gtaGATGAAGTTCCTGATGGAGCTGTAAAACCACCCACCAACAAACtacccattttcttttttggaactcATGAGAC TGCTTTTTTAGGCCCAAAGGACATATTTCCTTactcagaaaataaggaaaagtacGGCAAACCAAATAAACGAAAAGGCTTTAATGAAGGTTTATGGGAGATAGATAACAATCCGAAAGTGAAATTTTCAAGTCAACAG GCATCAACTAAACAATCAAACACATCATCTGATGTTGaagttgaagaaaaagaaactagtgTTTCAAAGGAAGATACTGACCATGAAGAAAAAGCCAGCAATGAG gaTATGACTAAAGCAATTGACATAAGCACTCCAAAAGCTgccagaagagggagaaagagaaag GCAGAAAAACAAGTAGAAACCGAGGAGGCAGGAGTAGTGACTTCAGCAACAGCATCTGTTAATCTAAAAGTGAGTCCTAAAAGAGGACGACCTGCAG CTACAGAAGTCAAGATTCCAAAACCAAGAGGCAGACCCAAAATGGTAAAACAGCCCTGTCCTTCAGAGAGTGACAT GGTAACTGAAgaagagaaaagtaagaaaaagggGCAAGAGGAAAAACCTAAAAAGCAGCTTAAAAAGGATGAAGAGGGCCAGAAGGAAGAAGATAAGCCAAGAAAAGAGCCAgataaaaaagaggggaaaaaagaagttgaatcaaaaagaaaaaatttagctAAAACAGGGGTTACATCAACCTCTGATTCTGAAGAGGAAGGAGATGATCAAGAAGGTGAAAAG aagagaaaaggtgGAAGAAACTTTCAGACTGCTCATAGAAGGAATCTGCTGAAAGGCCAACATGACAAAGAAGCAGCAGATAGAAAACGCAAGCAAGAGGAACAAATGGAAACTGAGCa TTTTGCTCTGTAA
- the PSIP1 gene encoding PC4 and SFRS1-interacting protein isoform X4, whose product MTRDFKPGDLIFAKMKGYPHWPARVDEVPDGAVKPPTNKLPIFFFGTHETAFLGPKDIFPYSENKEKYGKPNKRKGFNEGLWEIDNNPKVKFSSQQASTKQSNTSSDVEVEEKETSVSKEDTDHEEKASNEDMTKAIDISTPKAARRGRKRKAEKQVETEEAGVVTSATASVNLKVSPKRGRPAATEVKIPKPRGRPKMVKQPCPSESDMVTEEEKSKKKGQEEKPKKQLKKDEEGQKEEDKPRKEPDKKEGKKEVESKRKNLAKTGVTSTSDSEEEGDDQEGEKKRKGGRNFQTAHRRNLLKGQHDKEAADRKRKQEEQMETEHEEVILKTCSRSLRQT is encoded by the exons ATGACTCGCGATTTCAAACCTGGCGACCTCATCTTCGCCAAGATGAAAGGTTATCCTCATTGGCCAGCTCGA gtaGATGAAGTTCCTGATGGAGCTGTAAAACCACCCACCAACAAACtacccattttcttttttggaactcATGAGAC TGCTTTTTTAGGCCCAAAGGACATATTTCCTTactcagaaaataaggaaaagtacGGCAAACCAAATAAACGAAAAGGCTTTAATGAAGGTTTATGGGAGATAGATAACAATCCGAAAGTGAAATTTTCAAGTCAACAG GCATCAACTAAACAATCAAACACATCATCTGATGTTGaagttgaagaaaaagaaactagtgTTTCAAAGGAAGATACTGACCATGAAGAAAAAGCCAGCAATGAG gaTATGACTAAAGCAATTGACATAAGCACTCCAAAAGCTgccagaagagggagaaagagaaag GCAGAAAAACAAGTAGAAACCGAGGAGGCAGGAGTAGTGACTTCAGCAACAGCATCTGTTAATCTAAAAGTGAGTCCTAAAAGAGGACGACCTGCAG CTACAGAAGTCAAGATTCCAAAACCAAGAGGCAGACCCAAAATGGTAAAACAGCCCTGTCCTTCAGAGAGTGACAT GGTAACTGAAgaagagaaaagtaagaaaaagggGCAAGAGGAAAAACCTAAAAAGCAGCTTAAAAAGGATGAAGAGGGCCAGAAGGAAGAAGATAAGCCAAGAAAAGAGCCAgataaaaaagaggggaaaaaagaagttgaatcaaaaagaaaaaatttagctAAAACAGGGGTTACATCAACCTCTGATTCTGAAGAGGAAGGAGATGATCAAGAAGGTGAAAAG aagagaaaaggtgGAAGAAACTTTCAGACTGCTCATAGAAGGAATCTGCTGAAAGGCCAACATGACAAAGAAGCAGCAGATAGAAAACGCAAGCAAGAGGAACAAATGGAAACTGAGCa tgaggaggtgattttaaaaacatgctcTAGGTCACTAAGACAAACCTAA